In Symmachiella dynata, the following are encoded in one genomic region:
- a CDS encoding arylsulfatase produces MPPRITAVFALAILFCATTNLPAADPPAKPNIVFIMADDLGYGDLGCYGQKRIQTPHLDGMAREGTRFLQAYAGSTVCAPSRCCLMTGVHNGHARIRDNIPHGTFLHDDDITLAEVLKPAGYRTGAIGKWSLGVHGSQGKPNDQGFDDWFGHLDQDQAHFYYPHYLWDNDRIKLLRDNRAEKRGAYTHDLFTERALQFIEQSGDEPFFLYLAYTLPHWSDFPGNTPESLIVPSDAPYTNRSWPQVEKNYAAMITRMDRDVGAILALLKKQGLDDNTIVFFTSDNGPCATASQSHRPKYFNSRGPFQGQKRDLYEAGIRVPMIVRWPGHVPAGRESNQVWAFWDVMPTLAELAGVPAPESTDGISMAPAILGKPQKQQHEFLYWDYGHSRGNFMQAVRMGDWKGIRNGIDADIELYDLAVDPGEKQNLATEHAEIVQKIDQAMQDSFVETPAYPIVHPEDRKGR; encoded by the coding sequence ATGCCCCCACGCATCACCGCCGTTTTTGCATTGGCCATCCTCTTCTGCGCGACAACAAACCTCCCCGCCGCTGATCCACCGGCGAAGCCGAATATCGTGTTCATCATGGCCGATGACCTCGGCTACGGCGACTTGGGGTGTTACGGGCAAAAGCGAATTCAGACGCCGCACTTAGATGGCATGGCGCGCGAAGGGACACGGTTTTTGCAGGCCTATGCCGGGTCGACGGTCTGCGCACCGTCGCGGTGTTGCTTGATGACCGGCGTGCATAACGGACATGCGCGGATTCGCGACAACATTCCGCACGGCACATTTTTGCACGACGACGATATCACGTTGGCCGAAGTCCTCAAACCGGCCGGGTATCGCACCGGAGCCATCGGCAAGTGGAGCCTCGGCGTGCATGGTTCCCAAGGAAAACCCAATGATCAAGGATTCGACGATTGGTTTGGACACCTCGATCAGGACCAGGCGCATTTTTATTATCCGCATTACCTGTGGGATAACGACCGCATCAAATTGCTACGCGACAACCGCGCCGAAAAGCGAGGTGCTTATACGCACGACCTGTTCACCGAGCGGGCACTACAGTTCATTGAACAATCCGGCGACGAACCCTTTTTTCTGTATTTGGCCTACACGCTGCCGCACTGGTCCGACTTTCCCGGCAACACGCCCGAATCGCTCATTGTCCCCAGCGACGCTCCTTATACCAATCGTTCCTGGCCGCAGGTTGAAAAGAACTACGCCGCCATGATCACACGTATGGATCGTGACGTGGGCGCCATTTTAGCGTTGCTCAAAAAGCAGGGCCTCGATGACAACACGATCGTATTCTTCACCAGTGACAACGGCCCCTGTGCGACAGCCAGCCAATCGCATCGCCCCAAGTACTTCAACAGTCGTGGCCCCTTCCAGGGACAAAAACGCGACCTTTACGAAGCGGGCATCCGTGTGCCGATGATCGTCCGCTGGCCGGGACACGTTCCCGCCGGACGCGAAAGCAATCAAGTCTGGGCCTTCTGGGATGTGATGCCCACCCTGGCGGAATTAGCAGGCGTCCCCGCTCCGGAATCGACCGATGGCATTTCCATGGCGCCGGCAATTTTAGGAAAGCCGCAAAAACAACAACACGAATTTCTATATTGGGATTACGGACACTCACGCGGCAATTTCATGCAGGCGGTCCGCATGGGGGATTGGAAAGGCATCCGCAACGGCATCGATGCGGACATTGAGCTGTATGACTTAGCTGTGGATCCCGGTGAAAAGCAAAACCTCGCCACGGAGCACGCGGAGATCGTCCAAAAAATCGACCAAGCCATGCAAGATTCCTTCGTCGAAACCCCCGCCTACCCAATCGTCCATCCCGAAGACCGGAAAGGCCGTTGA
- a CDS encoding D-cysteine desulfhydrase family protein, translated as MPRLTTDELRAAVAKLPHFPLAHTPTPLEHLPKLSKLLGGPQIYIKRDDCTGLTFGGNKTRHNELILGDAIKKQADIFVWGAGIHSNNCRQTAAACAKAGIDIHLVLGRGRPANGPDPIQGNLLLDYLVGAKVEIIEGAIGPEVDEHIMHRSREYAAAGRTVYSWDRKVVKPLAAVGYVTAMIEIAEQAAAQSFTPDAVYLCSAGSTGAGLVAGSKALGLNLPITHCAPIVWPWDTRADMARIAREAGELIGVSVDVESSDIDLSEEYIGPTGYGTSSPAGLEAISLMARQEAILLDPIYSSKAMSGLIDHIRQGRFTADQNVVFVHTGGTPALFSLNDEIMQGIGPRAF; from the coding sequence ATGCCACGACTGACCACTGATGAACTCCGTGCTGCTGTTGCGAAATTGCCGCATTTTCCGTTGGCCCATACTCCCACACCACTGGAGCATCTGCCGAAACTTTCAAAACTGTTGGGCGGGCCGCAGATTTATATCAAGCGGGACGACTGCACCGGCTTGACGTTCGGTGGGAATAAGACGCGGCACAATGAATTGATCCTGGGCGATGCGATCAAAAAGCAGGCGGACATCTTTGTCTGGGGGGCGGGTATTCACAGCAATAACTGCCGCCAGACCGCTGCCGCCTGCGCGAAAGCGGGCATTGATATTCATCTGGTGCTCGGTCGCGGTCGTCCGGCGAACGGGCCTGATCCGATTCAAGGCAATTTGTTGCTCGATTATCTGGTCGGCGCGAAAGTCGAAATCATTGAGGGTGCGATCGGTCCGGAAGTCGACGAACATATCATGCACCGCAGTCGCGAATACGCAGCGGCGGGACGCACGGTGTATTCCTGGGACCGCAAAGTTGTCAAGCCGTTGGCGGCGGTTGGCTATGTGACGGCCATGATCGAGATCGCCGAACAGGCAGCCGCGCAGTCGTTCACACCCGATGCGGTCTACTTGTGTTCCGCCGGGTCGACGGGTGCCGGCTTGGTGGCGGGGAGCAAAGCCTTGGGGTTGAATTTACCCATCACGCATTGTGCCCCGATCGTCTGGCCCTGGGATACACGGGCCGATATGGCGCGGATTGCGCGTGAAGCAGGCGAGTTGATCGGCGTTTCGGTTGACGTGGAATCGAGTGACATTGACCTGTCCGAAGAGTACATCGGGCCGACTGGTTACGGGACCTCTTCACCGGCCGGTTTGGAAGCGATTTCCCTCATGGCCCGCCAGGAAGCCATTTTGCTCGACCCGATTTATAGCAGCAAAGCGATGTCCGGCCTGATCGACCACATCCGCCAAGGCCGATTCACGGCGGATCAAAACGTGGTGTTCGTGCATACCGGCGGGACCCCGGCACTGTTTTCGCTAAATGACGAAATCATGCAAGGCATCGGGCCGCGTGCGTTCTGA